Proteins from a single region of Sphingomonas sp.:
- the astD gene encoding succinylglutamate-semialdehyde dehydrogenase: MAGQEIISTEPATGAILWRQKSGDADTEVAHARRSWAEWAARPLAYRIEALRRFANVVRQKADTFTDLLARETGKPLWEARSEIETVIAKVDISITAFSERTGQRRIDAPMNTRLALRHKPHGVLAVLGPYNFPVHLPNGHIVPALLAGNAVVFKPSEKTPASGAMLVDCFHAAGIPEGCIRLLIGGPDEGKALAAHPDIDGLLFTGSANTGIALNRQFASRPEKILALEMGGNNPIVVWNTPDLYSAAVLTVQSAFTTAGQRCTAARRLIVDQKLYDPLIAEINKLIGRLIIGEPHADPAPFMGPVIDNDAADMLTESFLALSTMGGRPLRHMERPIEGRPFITPGLIDMTGANEKVDVELFGPILQVFRVDTFEAAIAEANDTRYGLSASLVSQDPKLYDQFWANIRAGIVNWNRPTNGASSSAPFGGIGWSGNHRPSAYYAADYCAYPVVSSESDSARAAIGLGLRDA; the protein is encoded by the coding sequence ATGGCCGGACAGGAAATCATCTCGACCGAGCCCGCGACGGGCGCCATTCTCTGGCGCCAGAAGTCCGGAGACGCAGACACCGAAGTCGCGCACGCACGCCGCTCCTGGGCGGAATGGGCGGCGCGCCCGCTCGCCTATCGCATCGAGGCGCTGCGCCGGTTCGCCAATGTCGTCCGGCAAAAGGCCGATACCTTCACCGATCTGCTCGCCCGCGAAACCGGCAAGCCGCTATGGGAAGCCCGCAGCGAAATCGAGACGGTGATCGCCAAGGTCGATATCTCGATCACCGCTTTCTCCGAACGCACCGGCCAGCGCCGCATCGACGCGCCGATGAACACCCGCCTGGCGCTGCGCCACAAGCCGCACGGCGTGCTGGCGGTGCTCGGCCCCTATAATTTCCCGGTGCATCTGCCCAACGGCCATATCGTCCCGGCCCTGCTCGCGGGCAACGCGGTGGTGTTCAAGCCGTCGGAAAAGACCCCCGCCTCCGGCGCGATGCTGGTCGATTGCTTCCACGCCGCCGGCATTCCCGAGGGCTGCATCCGCCTGCTGATCGGCGGCCCCGACGAAGGCAAGGCGCTTGCCGCACATCCCGATATCGACGGGCTGCTGTTCACCGGCTCGGCCAACACCGGCATCGCCCTCAACCGCCAGTTCGCGTCGCGGCCCGAAAAGATCCTCGCGCTGGAAATGGGCGGCAACAATCCGATCGTGGTGTGGAACACCCCCGATCTCTATTCGGCCGCGGTGCTGACGGTCCAGTCGGCCTTCACCACCGCGGGCCAGCGCTGCACCGCCGCGCGCCGCCTGATCGTCGATCAGAAGCTCTACGATCCGCTGATCGCCGAGATCAACAAGCTGATCGGTCGCCTGATCATCGGCGAACCGCATGCCGATCCCGCCCCGTTCATGGGCCCGGTCATCGATAACGATGCCGCCGACATGCTGACCGAGAGTTTCCTCGCGCTCTCCACCATGGGCGGCCGCCCGCTGCGCCACATGGAGCGCCCGATCGAGGGGCGCCCGTTCATCACCCCCGGCCTGATCGATATGACCGGCGCCAACGAGAAGGTCGATGTCGAGCTGTTCGGCCCGATCCTCCAGGTTTTCCGCGTCGATACGTTCGAAGCGGCGATCGCCGAGGCCAACGACACGCGCTACGGCCTCTCGGCGTCGCTGGTAAGCCAGGACCCCAAGCTCTACGACCAGTTCTGGGCCAATATCCGCGCCGGCATCGTCAACTGGAACCGCCCGACCAACGGCGCTTCCTCCTCGGCGCCGTTCGGCGGCATCGGCTGGTCGGGCAATCATCGCCCCA
- a CDS encoding glutamine amidotransferase produces MKKGLIVRHVPYEGIAGFREPIEAAGYDLDRFDVTDPGFWQLDLNAPDLVILMGGPMGVYELGAHPWICCEVDRLARRIERGLPTLGVCLGAQMIAAAMGAEVYPGPVKEVGFHPVTVHSDSPVRHVADVPVLHWHGDTFALPDNVELLASSDAYPHQAFRRGPELLALQFHAEMGEDSRFESWLESGADYAVQAGTSVERLRAEHAALGPAAAAAGRAMIGEWLGGL; encoded by the coding sequence ATGAAGAAGGGCCTGATCGTTCGGCACGTTCCCTATGAAGGGATTGCGGGGTTTCGCGAGCCGATCGAGGCCGCGGGCTATGATCTCGACCGCTTCGACGTCACCGATCCCGGATTTTGGCAGCTCGATCTCAACGCGCCCGACCTCGTCATCCTGATGGGCGGCCCGATGGGCGTGTACGAGCTTGGCGCGCACCCGTGGATTTGCTGCGAGGTCGACCGGCTGGCGCGGCGGATCGAACGGGGCTTGCCGACGCTCGGCGTATGCCTGGGCGCGCAGATGATCGCGGCGGCGATGGGCGCGGAGGTTTATCCCGGACCGGTCAAGGAAGTGGGGTTTCACCCGGTGACGGTGCACAGCGACTCGCCGGTGCGCCATGTCGCCGATGTGCCGGTGCTGCACTGGCATGGCGACACCTTCGCGCTGCCTGACAATGTCGAATTGCTCGCCTCCAGCGACGCCTATCCGCATCAGGCGTTCCGCCGCGGCCCGGAACTGCTGGCGCTGCAATTCCATGCCGAGATGGGTGAGGATTCGCGCTTTGAGTCGTGGCTTGAAAGTGGTGCCGACTATGCGGTGCAGGCTGGCACCTCGGTCGAGCGGCTGCGCGCCGAACACGCCGCGCTTGGCCCTGCCGCCGCCGCCGCGGGCCGGGCGATGATCGGGGAGTGGCTTGGCGGGCTTTAG
- a CDS encoding nitronate monooxygenase, giving the protein MFKGLSPILYNGREVWPLVEGGKGVAATNHASAGAWAAAGGIGTVSAVNADSYDAEGKIIPQIYKALTRRERHEELIEYAIEGAVTQVKRAYDIASGKGAININVLWEMGGAQRILQGVLERTKGLVAGVTCGAGMPYKLSEIAAHHNVTYLPIVSSGRAFRALWKRAYSKASEWLSAVVYEDPWLAGGHNGLSNAEDPLKPQDPYPRVKELRDVMREGGISDDVPIVMAGGVWYLRDWNNWIDNPELGKIAFQFGTRPLLTQESPIPQGWKDELMKIEPGDVLLHRFSPTGFYSSAVKNPFLRALEARSERQIAYSTESVGDHTFQLDVGVKGKNFWVTRNDLLRAREWFGLGYTSALKTPDNTLVFVGEEEKAVIRKDQADCMGCLSQCAFSSWADSETNSTGRLADPRSFCIQKTLQDIAHGGPTDQNLMFAGHGAYNFKKDPFYSNGFVPTVKQLVDRILTGD; this is encoded by the coding sequence GTGTTCAAGGGTCTTAGTCCTATTCTCTACAACGGCCGCGAGGTTTGGCCGCTCGTCGAGGGTGGGAAGGGCGTTGCCGCTACCAATCATGCCAGCGCGGGCGCCTGGGCGGCTGCCGGCGGCATCGGTACGGTCAGCGCGGTGAATGCCGACAGCTATGACGCCGAAGGCAAGATCATTCCCCAGATCTACAAGGCCCTGACCCGCCGCGAGCGCCATGAAGAGCTGATCGAATATGCGATCGAAGGGGCGGTCACCCAGGTCAAGCGCGCTTATGACATCGCCAGCGGCAAGGGCGCGATCAACATCAACGTGCTGTGGGAAATGGGCGGCGCCCAGCGCATCCTGCAGGGCGTGCTCGAGCGGACCAAGGGGCTGGTCGCGGGCGTGACCTGCGGCGCGGGGATGCCCTACAAGCTCAGCGAGATCGCGGCGCACCACAACGTCACCTATCTGCCGATCGTCAGCTCGGGCCGTGCCTTCCGGGCGCTGTGGAAGCGGGCTTATTCCAAGGCTTCGGAATGGCTTTCGGCGGTGGTCTATGAGGATCCGTGGCTGGCGGGCGGGCACAATGGCTTGTCCAACGCCGAAGACCCGCTGAAGCCGCAGGACCCGTATCCGCGCGTCAAGGAACTGCGCGACGTGATGCGCGAGGGCGGGATTTCGGACGATGTGCCGATCGTGATGGCCGGCGGCGTCTGGTATCTGCGCGACTGGAACAACTGGATCGACAATCCCGAGCTTGGCAAAATCGCTTTCCAGTTCGGCACCCGGCCGCTGCTGACGCAGGAAAGCCCCATCCCGCAGGGGTGGAAAGACGAGCTGATGAAGATCGAGCCCGGCGACGTGCTCCTCCATCGCTTCTCGCCGACCGGCTTCTATTCGTCGGCGGTCAAGAACCCGTTCCTGCGTGCGCTCGAGGCGCGCTCGGAGCGCCAGATTGCCTATTCGACCGAAAGCGTCGGCGATCACACCTTCCAGCTCGATGTGGGCGTGAAGGGCAAGAACTTCTGGGTGACGCGCAACGATCTGCTGCGCGCGCGCGAGTGGTTCGGCCTCGGTTATACCAGCGCGCTCAAGACGCCGGACAACACGCTGGTCTTTGTCGGCGAAGAGGAAAAGGCTGTGATCCGCAAGGATCAGGCCGATTGCATGGGCTGCCTCAGCCAGTGCGCCTTCTCGAGCTGGGCGGACAGCGAGACCAACTCGACCGGACGCCTGGCCGATCCGCGCAGCTTCTGCATCCAGAAGACGCTGCAGGACATCGCGCATGGCGGGCCGACCGACCAGAACCTGATGTTCGCGGGGCACGGCGCGTATAATTTCAAGAAGGACCCGTTCTATTCGAACGGGTTCGTGCCGACGGTGAAGCAACTGGTCGATCGGATTTTGACGGGGGACTGA
- a CDS encoding protein adenylyltransferase SelO family protein: MLFTPQHAIDELGDEFADPVSAAPFPETILRFRNDRAAAEIGLEDLDDAAWIRHFARFEPLPGAQPRPLALRYHGHQFRVYNPEIGDGRGFLFAQMLDENGRLMDLGTKGSGQTPYSRFGDGRLTLKGGVREILATEMLEALGVETSRTFSLIETGEQLHRGDEPSPTRSAVMVRLNHGHIRIGIFQRLAYFQDTENLKRLTGYVLRHYYGEEAKDDAPQRLLALVAERTARLAGQFMAAGFVHGVLNSDNINVSGESFDYGPWRFAPTWDPGFTAAYFDHAGLYAFGRQPEAIFWDVMQLASSLRLICDEAPLVAAMDRFPAAYTREVTAAVLWRLGLKPRNPEQDRALVQATERALTASKAPLDRFYFDAFGGQLPQSYGEPFAELRGLLAGYEPRKPRDHPYWEDSEPCSMLIEEVEAIWSRIAEQDDWSPLNAKIAAIRRMGEALQGSGDARHRWNEGRGEALA; encoded by the coding sequence ATGCTCTTCACTCCGCAACATGCCATCGACGAACTAGGCGACGAATTCGCCGATCCGGTCTCGGCCGCGCCGTTTCCCGAGACGATCCTGCGCTTCCGCAACGATCGCGCCGCAGCGGAAATCGGGCTTGAGGACTTGGACGACGCCGCGTGGATCCGGCACTTCGCCCGCTTCGAACCCCTGCCCGGCGCCCAGCCACGCCCGCTGGCCCTGCGCTATCACGGCCATCAGTTCCGCGTGTACAATCCCGAGATCGGCGATGGCCGCGGCTTCCTGTTCGCCCAGATGCTGGACGAAAACGGCCGCCTGATGGACCTCGGCACCAAGGGGTCGGGGCAAACGCCCTATAGCCGCTTCGGCGACGGCCGCCTGACGCTCAAGGGAGGCGTCCGCGAAATCCTCGCCACCGAAATGCTCGAAGCATTGGGCGTCGAAACCTCACGCACCTTCTCGCTGATCGAGACCGGCGAGCAACTGCATCGCGGCGACGAGCCCTCGCCCACCCGCTCGGCGGTGATGGTCCGCCTCAACCATGGTCATATCCGCATCGGCATCTTCCAGCGGCTGGCCTATTTCCAGGACACCGAGAACCTCAAGCGCCTCACCGGCTATGTTCTGCGCCATTATTACGGCGAGGAAGCGAAAGATGACGCACCGCAACGCCTGCTTGCTCTCGTCGCCGAGCGCACCGCGCGCCTCGCCGGCCAGTTCATGGCTGCGGGCTTTGTCCACGGCGTGCTCAACAGCGACAATATCAACGTCAGCGGCGAAAGCTTCGATTACGGCCCGTGGCGCTTCGCCCCGACTTGGGACCCCGGCTTCACCGCCGCCTATTTCGACCATGCCGGGCTTTACGCCTTCGGCCGCCAGCCCGAGGCGATCTTCTGGGACGTGATGCAACTCGCCAGTTCGCTGCGCCTGATCTGCGACGAGGCACCGCTGGTGGCGGCAATGGACCGCTTTCCCGCAGCCTATACGCGCGAAGTCACCGCCGCCGTCCTGTGGCGGCTCGGCCTCAAGCCGCGCAACCCGGAGCAGGACCGCGCGCTGGTCCAGGCGACCGAACGCGCCCTCACCGCCAGCAAGGCGCCGCTCGACCGCTTTTATTTCGACGCGTTCGGCGGCCAGCTCCCCCAATCCTATGGCGAACCTTTCGCAGAACTCCGCGGATTGCTGGCGGGCTACGAACCGCGAAAGCCTCGCGACCATCCCTATTGGGAAGATTCCGAGCCCTGCTCGATGCTGATCGAGGAAGTCGAGGCGATCTGGTCACGCATCGCCGAGCAAGACGATTGGTCCCCCCTCAACGCGAAGATCGCCGCTATTCGCCGAATGGGCGAGGCCCTCCAAGGGTCCGGCGATGCGCGGCATCGTTGGAATGAGGGACGAGGGGAGGCTCTGGCATAG
- a CDS encoding glycosyltransferase, producing the protein MSIHILHLHSTFNLGGKEARAVRLMNAFGDKARHTIVSAMPDQLAARAMIDKGIKYEIALDPPPLSGRPSVRRYEAIARYMRRFDLVLTYNWGAIDGVMAARVFGKDLPPLVHHEDGFNADEAVRLNPVRNMYRRIALPAANALVVPSEKLQQVALTQWRQPPERLRRIANGVRTGLYSGKPDPKLIPELRKKKPGQVVIGTVAGLRPVKDLPMLVRACAGLNSRFKLVIVGEGPERQAIVDAAEGMGIEDDVILTGFLPEPHKYMGLFDIFALSSQSEQAPISVIEAMAAGLPVVAPDVGDISAMVCEYNRKYIAPERTEVLLRDRIDIFAQHSDLRQYVGAANRERARALYDESEMVFAYARLYAEAMGRPGVLG; encoded by the coding sequence ATGTCGATCCACATCCTCCACCTCCATTCCACCTTCAACCTTGGCGGCAAGGAAGCGCGCGCGGTTCGGCTGATGAACGCGTTCGGCGACAAGGCGCGGCATACCATCGTCTCGGCAATGCCTGATCAGCTCGCCGCGCGCGCCATGATCGACAAGGGCATCAAATATGAGATCGCGCTCGATCCGCCGCCGCTTTCGGGGCGGCCCTCGGTCAGGCGCTACGAGGCGATCGCCCGCTATATGCGCCGCTTCGATCTGGTGCTGACCTATAATTGGGGCGCGATCGACGGGGTGATGGCGGCGCGGGTGTTCGGCAAGGATCTGCCGCCGCTCGTGCATCATGAGGACGGGTTCAACGCCGATGAGGCGGTGCGGCTCAATCCGGTGCGCAACATGTACCGCCGGATCGCCTTGCCCGCCGCCAATGCGCTGGTGGTGCCGTCGGAAAAGCTCCAGCAGGTCGCGCTCACCCAGTGGCGTCAGCCGCCGGAGCGGCTGCGGCGGATCGCGAATGGCGTGCGGACGGGGCTCTACTCCGGAAAACCCGATCCGAAGCTGATACCCGAACTGCGGAAGAAGAAGCCCGGGCAGGTCGTCATCGGCACCGTGGCGGGCCTGCGGCCGGTAAAGGATCTGCCGATGCTGGTGCGCGCCTGTGCCGGGCTCAACAGCCGCTTCAAGCTGGTGATCGTCGGCGAGGGGCCGGAGCGCCAAGCGATCGTCGATGCCGCCGAGGGGATGGGGATCGAGGATGACGTGATCCTCACCGGTTTTCTGCCCGAGCCGCACAAATATATGGGGCTGTTCGATATCTTCGCGCTCTCGTCGCAGAGCGAGCAGGCGCCGATCTCGGTGATCGAGGCGATGGCGGCCGGGCTGCCGGTGGTGGCGCCCGATGTCGGTGATATCTCGGCGATGGTGTGCGAGTACAACCGCAAATATATCGCGCCCGAGCGTACCGAGGTGCTGTTGCGCGACCGCATCGACATTTTCGCCCAGCATAGCGATTTGCGCCAATATGTCGGCGCCGCGAACCGCGAGCGGGCTCGCGCGTTATATGACGAAAGCGAAATGGTCTTCGCCTATGCGCGGCTCTATGCCGAGGCTATGGGCCGTCCGGGCGTTCTCGGGTAA
- a CDS encoding alpha/beta hydrolase, translated as MGERRNYEDGYWWSRDELKLHYRDYAGPADKPPVLCFPGLTRNARDYEQLAARLAGEWRVILVEFRGRGESAYAKDPMSYVPLAYLQDVEALLAELKIDRFVAIGTSLGGIVTMLLAGTNPQRLAGAVLNDVGPEIGEAGLARIRTYVGKGVWHPTWMHAARAVAEGNADVYPDFGIEDWLRMAKRLYRVNSQGRIVLDYDMKIAEPFRIPGNEAAPDMWPTIDALQGKPLLVVRGERSDILSKDVAAKMVKRVKGAELVTLPGIGHAPTLDEPEAVAGIERLLAKVVP; from the coding sequence ATGGGTGAACGGCGCAACTATGAAGACGGCTATTGGTGGTCGCGGGACGAGCTGAAGCTCCATTATCGCGATTATGCCGGCCCCGCGGACAAGCCGCCGGTGCTGTGCTTCCCCGGGCTGACGCGCAACGCGCGCGATTACGAGCAACTCGCCGCGCGGCTGGCGGGCGAATGGCGGGTGATCCTGGTCGAGTTTCGCGGGCGCGGCGAAAGCGCCTATGCCAAGGATCCGATGAGCTATGTGCCGCTGGCCTATCTTCAGGACGTCGAGGCGCTGCTCGCCGAGCTCAAGATCGACAGGTTCGTCGCGATCGGAACGTCTCTGGGCGGGATCGTGACAATGCTGCTGGCGGGCACCAATCCGCAGCGGCTGGCGGGCGCGGTGCTCAACGATGTCGGTCCCGAGATCGGCGAGGCCGGGCTGGCGCGGATCCGCACCTATGTCGGCAAGGGCGTGTGGCACCCGACCTGGATGCATGCGGCGCGCGCGGTCGCGGAGGGCAATGCCGATGTCTATCCCGATTTCGGGATCGAGGACTGGCTGCGGATGGCCAAGCGGCTGTACCGGGTGAACAGCCAGGGGCGGATCGTGCTCGATTACGACATGAAGATCGCCGAGCCGTTCCGCATTCCCGGCAACGAGGCCGCGCCCGATATGTGGCCGACGATCGACGCGCTGCAGGGCAAGCCGCTGCTGGTGGTGCGCGGCGAGCGATCGGATATCCTGAGCAAGGATGTGGCGGCGAAGATGGTCAAGCGGGTCAAGGGCGCCGAACTGGTGACGCTCCCCGGCATCGGCCATGCGCCGACGCTGGATGAGCCGGAAGCGGTGGCGGGAATCGAGCGACTCTTGGCGAAGGTTGTTCCTTAA